A region of the Ornithinimicrobium ciconiae genome:
GCAGGGACCTCCACCTCAGCAGCGACCTTGACGGAGAGCACCGCGACATGACTGATCTGCTGCAGCTGCCCGACGGGTTGGACGTGAGCGACCTCGCCTTCGCCAAGCAGGACGGGCTGCTCCCGGTCGTGGTCCAGCACCACGGCACCGGCCAGGTGCTGATGGTGGGCTACCAGGACGCCGCGGCCCTCACGACCACGCTGCAGACCGGGATGGCAACGTTCTACAGCCGCAGCCGGGATGAGCAGTGGGTCAAGGGTGGGACGAGCGGCAACTATCTGCGGGTCCAGCAGGTGCGGGTCGACTGCGACCGGGACACCGTCCTGCTGCAGTGCATCCCGGACGGCCCGACCTGTCACACGGGCGCGCAGTCCTGCTTCGACCCGGCCGGGCAGAGCGCGTCCGGTCCAGCTGTCCTCGCGCCGGGTGAGTCCGATGCCGAGGCTGTGGAGCCCGGAGACGGCGCGGCCCCACTGAACCGTCGCGAGGCTGTGGAGCCCGAGGACGGCGCGGCCCCACTAAACCGTCCCGAGACCGAGGTCGGCGCGTTCCTGGCCGAGCTGGAGCAGGTCGTGGTCACCCGCGACCGCGAACGGCCCGAAGGTTCCTACACCACGTCACTGCTGGAGGGCGGGGTGCGCCGGGTGGCCCAGAAGGTCGGCGAGGAGGGCGTGGAGACCGCGCTGGCAGCTGTCGCCCAGGAGGACCCGGAGCTGATCGGCGAGTCCGCCGACCTGCTCTATCACCTGTTGGTTCTGCTGCGCTCTCGCGACCTGGGCCTGGCCGACGTCGAGGCCGAGCTGCGCCGGCGGCATGGGTGAGCGATGTGCAGACTGTGCTGCACCGCTGGTCGGACCGACGGCCGGTGCCGTGGAAGAACGGTGGCGGCATCACGCACGACGTGGCGTCCTGGCCACCCGGCGCCGGAGCTGACGACTTCCACTGGCGGGTGAGCATCGCCGATGTCGACGCGCCCGGCCCGTTCTCCACGTTCCCCGGTGTCGACCGGATCATCACGCTGATCGAGGGTGGCTCGATGGTTCTGGACCTCCAGAACGAGGGACGTCAGCACACGCTCACGCCGGGGGAGCCGTTCGCCTTCAGCGGTGATGACACGCTCGCCTGCCACCTGCCCGAGGGACCGACCCGCGACCTCAACGTGATGACGCGGCGTGGAGTGTGCTCGGGCGACGTGTCGGTGCACCAGGTCACGGACCCCCTCACACTGGGTGGCAACTCCCGCCGTCACCTGCTCGTGGCTCTGTCAGACGCCGTCGCCGACGAACGGACGAGCCAGCGGACGGACGAGGCGTGGGAGCTGGACCGGCTGGACGTCCTGGAGTTCAGCGCTGCGGTGCAGGTGCGCGCGGGGCTCGTTGCCGTCATACGGATCTGGTGATCAGGGCAGCAGCAGACCGATCCACGAGACCAGGATGACTGCCAGCACGAAGAAGGGCATCCGCGGTTTCCAGGCCACCGGATAGAGCACCCCGGTGAAGTAGTGGTCGATATAGCCGGTCTCGGTCAGGCGCGGCCAACCGCCGCGCTCCCGAGCGGCGTTCTCCCAGGTGGTCAGGGGGCACGGCAGGTCCCGCACCTGCCCGGCGACTGCCCAGAGGACGGCTGGCACGTGCAGCCACAACAGCCACGGCTGCCACCAGGCCAGGAAACCGCCGAAGACGACCAGCAGTGAGAATGCGACGTGGACGAGCATCGTCCCGACGACGAGAACGCGGTGCGGCAATGCTGTCGCACGGGGGAGGGTCGGGGTGCCGGTCACGGTCCCAGACTACGGTGGCGGTGGGTGCCCTCAGGTGCGAAACCCCTCCAAAAATGCGCGCTCGACCTGCGAAACCTCTCTCAAAATGGGGAGGGTTTCGGTCCGGGGCGCTCGGTCCAGCATGATGGTCTGCGTGATCCTGTCGATCCCCAGCCCGGGCATCTCCGAGTTCAGTCTCGGTCCGCTGACCATCCACATCTATGCGTTGTGCCTGATGGCGGGAATGGTCCTGGCCTGGTGGCTGGGGCGCAAGCGCTGGGTGGCACGCGGCGGCATCGCCGAGACCTTCGAGTCGATGGCGATCGTCGCGATCCCCGCCGGCATCGTCGGCGCCCGGATCTATCACGTCGCGACCCACTGGGAGGACTACTTCGCAGAGGGGCGCGATCCGATCAGCGCGCTCTACATCTGGGAGGGCGGCATCGCGATCTTCGGTGCGGTCATCGGCGGCGCTCTCGGCGCGGCCTACGTGGCGTGGCGGCGCGGCGCACGGCTCACGGCCTTCGCGGACACCCTGGCCCCGGGCCTGATCTTCGCCCAGGCCGTCGGCCGGCTCGGCAACTGGTTCAACCAGGAGCTCTTTGGCGGCCCCGACGACGGACCGCTGGGGCTTGAGATCGACCCCTCGCACCGTCCCCCGGACTATCGCGACGTCGAGACCTTCCAGCCGACCTTCCTCTACGAGCTGACCTGGAACGCCCTCGGCGGCTTCCTGCTGCTCTGGCTCGACCGCCGGTTCACGCTCGGCTGGGGCAAGCTCTTCTCGCTCTACATGGTCGTCTACGGCACGGGCAGGTTCTGGATCGAGGGCATCCGCACCGACTTCAGCTATATGGTCGGCCCGCTGCGCAGCAACCAGGTCACCGCCACGCTGTTCATCATCGTCGGGCTGATCCTGTTCACCTTCCTGCACATCACCCGTCAGGGACGCGAGCCGTGGGTGGAGCGCGCCGGCGTCGGAGGACCGGAGTATGCCGGCGAGGCCGGGGCCACGGCAGCCGTGGCCTCCGACGGCGACGGGAGCGACGGTGGCGGGAGCGACGGTGGCGGGAGTGACAGTGGCAGCGGCGGCGGCGGGGGCGACTGACTGGTCAGGTCCGGCTGAGTGGGGTCGGGCGCAGGCCCACGCGGCGCAGCTCCATCGCGGCCAGGGCGGAGATCTGCTCCTGGTCTCCTGAGCGCCACCCGGACAGTGGGTCGGCACCGACAGCAGCCAGCCTGGTCGGCTTCTGGTTCACCAGTGCCCGCAGGGCCAGCAGGTCGAGTGCCCCCTCAGAGTCTCGGAACCGGGCCAGCGCACCGGCCCGGCGGGCAGCAACCACGCGCACCAACAGATAGGCCGCCACCACCAGGACGATCGGCACCAGGGCGGTCAGCGTCCCCACCAGGGTGGCCACCCGGTGCACCGCCGACTCCAGGCTGTCCCCGGCCGTGACCAACGAGCCACCCGCGCTGGCGACCCCTTCGAACGGCCCGGTGAGGCGGTCACCGACCAGGGGAGTGTCACCGATGGTGGTGGCGATCTCCTCGGCACGGGTCTGCACTCTCTGACCGGCGGTGCGCAGCGGATCGGCCGGCGCGCTGAGGGCACTGACGAGGGAGTAGATCCACCGGCCGACCAGCACCCAGAGGACCACCCAGGCCAGGACGACCAGATCGGCGATGACCTGGCGGGTGCGTCGGGCGGGGGTTTCGGCATACCACTGCATGACAATGACGGTATGCCCGAAGCACCCGCAGCATCCCGCGACGCGCTGGCCCGCGCCGCCCGCGGATGGCTTGACCACCTGCGGGTGGAGCGCGGCGCCTCCGAGCACACCCTGAGGGCCTACCGCCGCGACCTCGGACGCTACCTGGATTTTCTGCGCACCCGCGGGGTCACCGACCCGGGCGCGGTCGCCGAGCAGCAGGTGAGCGACTTCCTGGCCCACCTGCGCACCGGAGACCCGGACCACCAGCCGCTCGCTGCCTCCTCCGCGGCGCGGGCCCTGGTGGCGGTGCGCGGCTTCCACCGCTTCCTGGCCGCCGAGGGAGTGGTCAGCGACGACCCGGCGCAGGTCGTGACTCCGCCCACGCCGGCCCGGCGCCTGCCCAAGGCGATCAGCATCGAGGAGGTCGAACGCCTCCTTGAGGCCGCCGCGGTGGGCGACACCCCGGCCAGCCTGCGCGACCGCGCCCTGCTGGAGGTGCTCTACGGCTCGGGTGCCCGAGTCAGTGAGGCGATCGGTCTCGACGTGGACGACATCGACCTGGGCACCCGAGACCTGGCCGCCGCCGCGGCCGAGGAGGCCACCGGAGCACCAGCTGCCGTGGGCAGCGGCCAGTCACCACCGCAGGGCACGGTCGTGCGGCTGTTCGGCAAGGGACGCAAGGAGCGGATCGTGCCGCTGGGCAGCTATGCGACCGACGCACTGGAGGCCTGGCTGGTCCGCGGCCGACCGGCCTTCTCGATCAAGGGCAAGGGCACCCCGGCCGTCTTCCTGAACCAGCGCGGCGGTCGGCTGTCCCGGCAGAGCGCCTGGAATGTCATCCAGCAGGCGGCGGAGCGGGCGGGTCTGTCCGGCCACCTGAGCCCACACACGTTGCGGCACTCGTTCGCCACCCACCTGTTGGACGGTGGCGCGGACGTGCGGGTCGTCCAGGAGCTGCTCGGCCACGCCTCGGTGACCACCACCCAGATCTACACCCTGGTGACCGCTCGTCACCTCCGCGAGGTCTATGCCCAGGCTCATCCCCGGGCCCGGTGAGCGTGCCGGGGAGAGGTGAGCGGACGGCATACGGCAGGTGCCGTTGGCCACCGGGGGTGACTGCGGTTAGGGTCAGAGCGATCGGCGGGAGGCCGACCACGGACCAGAGGGCGGAGTGAGCGTGACATCCGAGGCGACGAGGCAGGACGCGGCGACCAGCAATGGCGCCACGCACGAGCGACTGCCCGGGACCGAAACAGCCGGCAGCGGTCAGCTGGGCCCGACCGGCCGGGTGATGCCGGACTTCGCCACCCCGCCACCGCTGGACCGGCACGGGCCGGCGCGCGTCATCGCGATGTGCAACCAGAAGGGCGGGGTCGGCAAGACCACCACCACCATCAACCTGGGTGCGGCGCTGGCGGAGTACGGCCGGCGCGTCCTGCTGGTCGATTTCGACCCCCAGGGCGCACTGTCGGTCGGTCTGGGCATCCCGACCCATCAGCTGGACATCACGATCTACAACCTGCTCGTCGAGCGTGGGCACGACGTCAAGGACGTCATCCAGCCGACCCGGGTCACCAACCTCGACGTGCTGCCGGCCAATATCGACCTGTCCGCCGCTGAGGTCCAGCTGGTCGGCGAGGTGGCCCGCGAGCAGATCCTGTCCCGGGTGCTGCGCCCCGTGATGGACGACTACGACATCATCCTCATCGACTGCCAGCCCTCCCTGGGGTTGCTGACGGTCAACGCCCTCACGGCCGCCCACGGCGTGATCGTGCCGCTGGAGTGCGAGTTCTTCGCGATGCGCGGGGTGGCGCTGCTCATCGAGACCATCGACAAGATCACCGACCGGCTCAACCCGGCGCTGACCCTCGACGGCATCCTGGCCACGATGTATGACGGACGCACCCTGCACTCCAAGGAGGTCGTGCGCAGCGTCGTCGACCACTTCCAGGACCGCGTCTTCCACACCGTGATCAGCCGCACCATCAAGTTCCCCGACGCCACCCTCGCGGCTGAGCCGATCACCTCCTACGCCAGCACCCACAGCGGCGCCGAGGCCTACCGGCAGCTGGCGCGCGAGCTGATCTCGCGCGGCGGCGCGCCCTGACCTTGGAGACCACGCTGGTGCCGACCGGCGGACCGCCAGCGGGGGCAGACCAGACGCTCACCCCCGGAGGGGTGCTGACCCGGCGCGGGCCCACGCCCTTCCAGGTGCACCTCGACATCTTCCAGGGACCCTTCGAGCTGCTGCTCGGACTCATCGCCAAGCACAAGCTCGACGTCACCGAGATCGCCCTGGCCAAGATCACCGACGAGTTCGTGGCACACATCCGCGCGGCGCAGCAGGCGGAGGAGGACTGGGACCTGTCCCAGGCCTCGGAGTTCCTGCTGATCGCCGCGACGCTGCTCGACCTCAAGGCGGCCCGGTTGCTGCCCAACCGTCGCGAGGGCGAGGAGGAGGACCTGGAGCTCATCGAGGCCCGCGACCTGCTCTTTGCCCGGCTGCTGCAGTATCGCGCCTTCAAGGAGGTCGCCGCCGCCTTCTCCGCGCGAATGGCCACGGTGGGTCGGATCTTCCCGCGCGACGTCGCCCTGGAGGACCGGTTCACAGCCCTGCTGCCAGAGCTGGTCATGAATATCACCCCCGAGCAGCTGGCGATGATCGCGGCCCGGGCGATGATCCCGAAGCCGCCGCCGACGGTCGGACTGACCCATCTGCACGCTCCGCAGGTGTCGGTGCGTGAGCAGGCGGGCATCGTCGTCGACCGGCTGCGCGCGAGCGGCACGTCCACCTTCCGCGACCTGGTCTCTGACGCGGACACCACGCTGGTGATCGTGGCCCGGTTCCTCGCCCTGCTGGAGCTCTTTCGGGAGTCGTTGCTCACTCTCGAGCAGGAGGACGCCCTGGGTGAACTGACCGTGCGCTGGACCGGGTCGACGCGCGGGGACGTCCAGGTCAGCGACGAGTTTGACGAGGGTGATGACATGCAGGAGGCCGACGATGAGTGAGCCGCACGACGACAGCCTGTCCCAAGACCTGCCGGAGGGCGGCGCGGTCGAGCCGGACGATGCGGTCGAGCCGGACGGCGCGGTCGAGCAGGTGGCCTTCGACATCAACGACTTTCCCGGTGGTGCCCGCTCGGCTGTCGAGGCGGTGCTGATGGTCATCGACGAACCGGTCGAGGAGACGCTGCTTGCCTCTGCCCTGGAGCTGCCGGTGGCAGACGTCACGGCGATTCTTGAGGACCTGGCCACCGACTACGCCGAGCACGAGCGCGGCTTCATGCTGCGCAGGCTGGGCGGTCGGTGGCGGATCTACACCCGACCTGAGTATGCCCCTGTCGTGGAGAAGTTCCTGATGGGCGGACAGCAGGCCCGACTCACCCAGGCGTCGCTGGAGACTCTCGCCGTGATCGCCTACCGCCAGCCCATCTCCCGGACACGGGTCAGCGCCGTGCGCGGGGTCAATGTGGACGGTGTGGTGCGCACCCTGGTCTCACGCGGACTGATCGAGGAGGTCATCGTCGACGGCGAGCCAGGTCTGGCTGCGCTCTATGGCACCACCGACCTCTTCCTGCAGCGGATGGGCCTGGACAGCCTCGACGACCTGCCAGCACTTGCCCCGTATCTGCCGTCTGCAGATGTGATCGACGAACTCGCCTCGGAAGGACACGCATGACACCGCCCCAGCAACGAGGTGGCTCCAGCGGCCGCTCAGGAGGATCCGGCGCGGGACGCGGCGGCTCAGGCCGTTCCGGTGGCCAGGGCGGCTCAGGCCGTTCCGGTGGCCAGGGCGGCTCGGGCCGTTCCGGTGGCCAGGGCGGCTCGGGTCGTTCCGGTGGCCAGGGCGGGTCGGGCCGTTCCGGTGGTGGGCCCGCGGGAAGGGGTCGCCACAAGCACCGGGGTGGGACGGGGAGACCCGTCGGCCCCAATGCCGGTCCTGCGCGCAGTTTCAAGCCCAAGCGAGCGTCCGCCGTCGGCCCGGTGCAGAGCTCGGACGTGGACGTCCACAAGCCCGACGGCATACGTCTGCAGAAGCTGCTGGCCTCCGCCGGGATCGGCAGCCGTCGCGCCTGCGAACTGCTCATCACCCAGGGCCGCGTCGAGGTCGACGGCCAGATCGTCACCGAGCTCGGAGTCCGCGTGGACCCGGTGTCCCAGACCATCCACGTGGACGGTTCACGGGTAGTGCTGGACGAGAGCCGGGTCTATCTGGCCTTCAACAAGCCGCTCGGCGTGGTCTCCACGATGAGCGATGAGCTGGGTCGACCCTCGATCTCCGACTTCCTCCCACCGCGCAACGAGCGACTGTTTCACGTCGGGCGGCTCGACGCCGACACCGAGGGTCTGCTGCTGCTCACCAACGATGGTGAGCTCTCCCACCGTCTCCAGCACCCGGCCTACGAGGTGCCCAAGACCTATATCGCCAGGGTGCCCGGTCCGGTGCCTCGCGAGCTTGGCAAGATCTTGCGGGCCGGCGTCGAGCTGGAGGACGGGGTCGTCAAGGTCGACTCCTTCAAGCTCATCGACTCCGCCCCGGGCAAGGCCATCATCGAGCTGATCCTGCACGAGGGCAAGAAGCACGTGGTGCGTCGCCTGCTGGCCGAGGTGGGCCACCCCGTCGAGGCGCTCTCCCGCGTCCAGGTGGGCCCCATCCTGCTGGGCCAGTTGCGCACCGGGCGCACCCGGGCACTGAACTCGGAAGAGGTCGCCGGCCTCTACCGCGCCGCTGGCCTCTAGCCAGCGTCGCGCCCACGTGAGCGCATCCTTCACGGCAACTGCCGGTCGTGGGGTCAGGCGGTCGTGGGGTCAGGCGGTCCTGCGGTCATAGAGGTCGTGGGGACGTGGTGTAGGGGGCGAGGCCCCGAGGGGCGTGGCACGCGGTGACCTGTGCAGTGTCCGACAGCGGTTAGGCTTGGCCGGTGCCTGAGAACCCGATCACCATCGCTATCGACGGGCCCAGTGGATCAGGCAAGTCGAGCGTGTCCAAGGCAGTCGCCCGTCAGTTGGGGCTGGCCTACCTCGACACCGGTGCCATGTATCGCGCCCTCACCTGGTGGTGTCTGGAGCGCGGGCTCGACACCACCGACGTGGAGGCAGTTGCCGCCCAGGCGGACACGTTCCCCCTGGTCATCGGCACCGAGCCTGACGCGGCGACCGTGCACGTGGGCGGGACCGACATCGGGGCCGCGATCCGTCAGACCCGGGTCAGCGAGCAGGTCTCGCACATCGCCACCAACCTGCAGGTGCGCGCCACCATGCGTGACCTGCAACGACAAATCATCGCCGACGCCCGGCACGCCGGCGCCGGGATCGTGGTCGAGGGACGAGACATCACCACGGTCATCGCACCGGACGCCGAGCACCGGTTCCTGCTGAGCGCCTCCGAGGAGGCACGTCTGGCACGGCGGGCCCGGGAACTCTTTGACACGGACGATGACTCGGCGCTCGCGGCCACCCACGACCAGATCGTGCGGCGCGACGCCGCCGACTCCACCGTGTCGGCCTTCTTCGAGCCGGCACCGGGGGTCGTTGGAATCGATACCTCAGACCTGACGTTTGACCAGTCAGTGGCCGCTGTGCTGGACGCCGTCGAGGCGAACGCACCGGCCGGCGAGCCAGTCCGCATCCCTGACCACGGAGGCAACCGATGACGACCCACACCGAGACGAACGACACCACCGAGTCCGCCGACACCGCACCCACCGCCACCGACGCGCAGAGCAAGCTGTCGGCATACGCCCATCCGGAGCGGCTGGTGACGACGGAATGGCTGGCGGAGCACCTCGGCGACCCCGACCTGGTGGTCCTGGAGTCGAACGAGGACGTGCTGCTCTATGACACGGGCCACATCCCCGGCGCGCTGAAGCTCGACTGGCACCTCGACCTCAACGACCAGCTCTCCCGCGACTATGTCGACGGCGAGCAGTTCGCCACGTTGATGGGCGAGCGCGGCATCGGACGCGACACCACGGTGGTCATCTATGGCGACAAGAGCAATTGGTGGGCCACCTATGCCCTGTGGGTGATGAGCCTGTTCGGCCACGAGGACATCCGCATCCTCGACGGCGGCCGCGCCAAGTGGGTCGCCGAGGGCCGGGAGCTGACGACCGAGGTCCGCGAAGTCACCCCGGCGGTCTACCCGATCATCGAGCGCGACGACAGCACCATCCGCGCCTTTAAGGCCGATGTGCTCAAGCACCTGGGCAAGCCGATGGTCGACGTGCGCTCGCCGGGGGAGTTCTCCGGAGAACTGCTCTCGATGCCGGACTACCCGCAGGAGGGGGCGATGCGCGGCGGGCACATCCCCGGCGCCAAGTCGGTGCCCTGGGGCAAGGCCGCCAACGAGGACGGCACCTTCAAGACCCGGCAGGAGCTGGAGGCGCTGTATCAGGACGAGCAGGGCCTGAGCCCGTCCGACGACGTGGTCGCCTACTGCCGCATCGGGGAGCGCTCGAGCCACTCCTGGTTTGTGCTCACCCACCTGCTCGGCTTTGAGCAGGTCCGCAACTATGACGGCTCGTGGACCGAGTGGGGCAACTCCGTCGGTGTGCCGGTGGAGCGCTGATGACGGGTCAGTTCACCGCGTCCACCCGCACCGACGACCTGCCCGAGGCCATGGCCGAGCTGGCGGGCGAGTTCCATGCGTTGGAGCAGCGCGACCGTCTCCAACTGCTGCTGGAGCTGGCCAACGACCTGCCAGACCTGCCTGAGCGGTATGACGGCAAGCTCGACCAGATGGAACAGGTCGACGAGTGCCAGTCACCGGTCTTCCTCGCCGTGGAGGTGGACAGCGTGGAGCCCCGCACCGTCCACCTGTTCCTGTCCGCCCCGCCCGAGGCGCCCACCACTCGCGGCTTCGCGGGAATCCTGCACGAGAGCCTGGACGGGCTCGGTGCCCAGGAGGTGCTGGCTGTCCCGGACGAGGCGCCCTATCGATTCGGCCTCGCCGAGGCCGTGTCCCCGCTGCGGATGCGCGGCATGGTGGGCATGCTCGGGCGCATCAAGCGCCAGGTGCGGGCCCACACCACCCTCGAGGAGAGGCAGTGACCGTGTCGCACACCAATGGCGAGCCGCAGGAGGTCGATTCCTCGCTCGAGGGCGACCCCTCGATCGAGCGAGCGCTCCTGGCCGGCCTTGACGACTTCGATCTCAGCGAGGAGGACCTCGCGCTGGTCGAGGGACGTCGTCGGCAGGCGGCGGAGGACCTCGAGGCGGAGACCCGCCCCGTCGTGGCCGTCGTGGGCCGTCCCAACGTCGGCAAGTCGACGCTGGTCAACCGCATCATCGGCCGCCGCGAGGCGGTCGTGGAGGACGTGCCGGGAGTCACCCGGGACCGGGTCGCCTATGACGCCGACTGGTCCGGGCGACGGTTCACCCTGGTCGACACCGGCGGGTGGGAGGTCGATGCCACGGGAATCCATCTGCGGGTCGCCGAGCAGGCCGAGGTCGCCGTCGAGCTGTGCGACGTCGTGCTCTTCGTGGTCGACGCCACCGTCGGGGCGACCGACACCGACGAGAGCGTCGTCAAGCTGCTGCGACGCTCCGGCAAGCCGGTCGTGCTGGTCGCCAACAAGGTCGACGACCAGAAGGGCGAGCTCGAGGCAGCTGCCTTGTGGTCGCTGGGGTTGGGCCAGCCCTGGCCGGTCTCGGCACTTCACGGCCGCGGCAGTGGTGACGTGCTCGACGCGGTCCTCGAGCACCTTCCGGA
Encoded here:
- the hisIE gene encoding bifunctional phosphoribosyl-AMP cyclohydrolase/phosphoribosyl-ATP diphosphatase HisIE yields the protein MTDLLQLPDGLDVSDLAFAKQDGLLPVVVQHHGTGQVLMVGYQDAAALTTTLQTGMATFYSRSRDEQWVKGGTSGNYLRVQQVRVDCDRDTVLLQCIPDGPTCHTGAQSCFDPAGQSASGPAVLAPGESDAEAVEPGDGAAPLNRREAVEPEDGAAPLNRPETEVGAFLAELEQVVVTRDRERPEGSYTTSLLEGGVRRVAQKVGEEGVETALAAVAQEDPELIGESADLLYHLLVLLRSRDLGLADVEAELRRRHG
- a CDS encoding HutD/Ves family protein; its protein translation is MQTVLHRWSDRRPVPWKNGGGITHDVASWPPGAGADDFHWRVSIADVDAPGPFSTFPGVDRIITLIEGGSMVLDLQNEGRQHTLTPGEPFAFSGDDTLACHLPEGPTRDLNVMTRRGVCSGDVSVHQVTDPLTLGGNSRRHLLVALSDAVADERTSQRTDEAWELDRLDVLEFSAAVQVRAGLVAVIRIW
- a CDS encoding DUF2784 domain-containing protein → MTGTPTLPRATALPHRVLVVGTMLVHVAFSLLVVFGGFLAWWQPWLLWLHVPAVLWAVAGQVRDLPCPLTTWENAARERGGWPRLTETGYIDHYFTGVLYPVAWKPRMPFFVLAVILVSWIGLLLP
- the lgt gene encoding prolipoprotein diacylglyceryl transferase, which encodes MILSIPSPGISEFSLGPLTIHIYALCLMAGMVLAWWLGRKRWVARGGIAETFESMAIVAIPAGIVGARIYHVATHWEDYFAEGRDPISALYIWEGGIAIFGAVIGGALGAAYVAWRRGARLTAFADTLAPGLIFAQAVGRLGNWFNQELFGGPDDGPLGLEIDPSHRPPDYRDVETFQPTFLYELTWNALGGFLLLWLDRRFTLGWGKLFSLYMVVYGTGRFWIEGIRTDFSYMVGPLRSNQVTATLFIIVGLILFTFLHITRQGREPWVERAGVGGPEYAGEAGATAAVASDGDGSDGGGSDGGGSDSGSGGGGGD
- the xerD gene encoding site-specific tyrosine recombinase XerD — its product is MPEAPAASRDALARAARGWLDHLRVERGASEHTLRAYRRDLGRYLDFLRTRGVTDPGAVAEQQVSDFLAHLRTGDPDHQPLAASSAARALVAVRGFHRFLAAEGVVSDDPAQVVTPPTPARRLPKAISIEEVERLLEAAAVGDTPASLRDRALLEVLYGSGARVSEAIGLDVDDIDLGTRDLAAAAAEEATGAPAAVGSGQSPPQGTVVRLFGKGRKERIVPLGSYATDALEAWLVRGRPAFSIKGKGTPAVFLNQRGGRLSRQSAWNVIQQAAERAGLSGHLSPHTLRHSFATHLLDGGADVRVVQELLGHASVTTTQIYTLVTARHLREVYAQAHPRAR
- a CDS encoding ParA family protein encodes the protein MTSEATRQDAATSNGATHERLPGTETAGSGQLGPTGRVMPDFATPPPLDRHGPARVIAMCNQKGGVGKTTTTINLGAALAEYGRRVLLVDFDPQGALSVGLGIPTHQLDITIYNLLVERGHDVKDVIQPTRVTNLDVLPANIDLSAAEVQLVGEVAREQILSRVLRPVMDDYDIILIDCQPSLGLLTVNALTAAHGVIVPLECEFFAMRGVALLIETIDKITDRLNPALTLDGILATMYDGRTLHSKEVVRSVVDHFQDRVFHTVISRTIKFPDATLAAEPITSYASTHSGAEAYRQLARELISRGGAP
- a CDS encoding segregation and condensation protein A — protein: MPTGGPPAGADQTLTPGGVLTRRGPTPFQVHLDIFQGPFELLLGLIAKHKLDVTEIALAKITDEFVAHIRAAQQAEEDWDLSQASEFLLIAATLLDLKAARLLPNRREGEEEDLELIEARDLLFARLLQYRAFKEVAAAFSARMATVGRIFPRDVALEDRFTALLPELVMNITPEQLAMIAARAMIPKPPPTVGLTHLHAPQVSVREQAGIVVDRLRASGTSTFRDLVSDADTTLVIVARFLALLELFRESLLTLEQEDALGELTVRWTGSTRGDVQVSDEFDEGDDMQEADDE
- the scpB gene encoding SMC-Scp complex subunit ScpB; protein product: MSEPHDDSLSQDLPEGGAVEPDDAVEPDGAVEQVAFDINDFPGGARSAVEAVLMVIDEPVEETLLASALELPVADVTAILEDLATDYAEHERGFMLRRLGGRWRIYTRPEYAPVVEKFLMGGQQARLTQASLETLAVIAYRQPISRTRVSAVRGVNVDGVVRTLVSRGLIEEVIVDGEPGLAALYGTTDLFLQRMGLDSLDDLPALAPYLPSADVIDELASEGHA
- a CDS encoding pseudouridine synthase, translated to MTPPQQRGGSSGRSGGSGAGRGGSGRSGGQGGSGRSGGQGGSGRSGGQGGSGRSGGQGGSGRSGGGPAGRGRHKHRGGTGRPVGPNAGPARSFKPKRASAVGPVQSSDVDVHKPDGIRLQKLLASAGIGSRRACELLITQGRVEVDGQIVTELGVRVDPVSQTIHVDGSRVVLDESRVYLAFNKPLGVVSTMSDELGRPSISDFLPPRNERLFHVGRLDADTEGLLLLTNDGELSHRLQHPAYEVPKTYIARVPGPVPRELGKILRAGVELEDGVVKVDSFKLIDSAPGKAIIELILHEGKKHVVRRLLAEVGHPVEALSRVQVGPILLGQLRTGRTRALNSEEVAGLYRAAGL
- the cmk gene encoding (d)CMP kinase, which codes for MPENPITIAIDGPSGSGKSSVSKAVARQLGLAYLDTGAMYRALTWWCLERGLDTTDVEAVAAQADTFPLVIGTEPDAATVHVGGTDIGAAIRQTRVSEQVSHIATNLQVRATMRDLQRQIIADARHAGAGIVVEGRDITTVIAPDAEHRFLLSASEEARLARRARELFDTDDDSALAATHDQIVRRDAADSTVSAFFEPAPGVVGIDTSDLTFDQSVAAVLDAVEANAPAGEPVRIPDHGGNR
- a CDS encoding sulfurtransferase, which codes for MTTHTETNDTTESADTAPTATDAQSKLSAYAHPERLVTTEWLAEHLGDPDLVVLESNEDVLLYDTGHIPGALKLDWHLDLNDQLSRDYVDGEQFATLMGERGIGRDTTVVIYGDKSNWWATYALWVMSLFGHEDIRILDGGRAKWVAEGRELTTEVREVTPAVYPIIERDDSTIRAFKADVLKHLGKPMVDVRSPGEFSGELLSMPDYPQEGAMRGGHIPGAKSVPWGKAANEDGTFKTRQELEALYQDEQGLSPSDDVVAYCRIGERSSHSWFVLTHLLGFEQVRNYDGSWTEWGNSVGVPVER
- a CDS encoding SufE family protein; protein product: MTGQFTASTRTDDLPEAMAELAGEFHALEQRDRLQLLLELANDLPDLPERYDGKLDQMEQVDECQSPVFLAVEVDSVEPRTVHLFLSAPPEAPTTRGFAGILHESLDGLGAQEVLAVPDEAPYRFGLAEAVSPLRMRGMVGMLGRIKRQVRAHTTLEERQ